A stretch of Brassica napus cultivar Da-Ae chromosome C6, Da-Ae, whole genome shotgun sequence DNA encodes these proteins:
- the LOC106385132 gene encoding adenine phosphoribosyltransferase 2-like — protein MFAVENGLQGDPRLQAISDAIRVIPHFPKTGIMFQDITTLLLDPVAFKHVVDIFVDRYKHMNISLVAGVEARGFIFGPPIALAIGAKFVPLRKPGKLPGRVISEEYELEYGNDRLEMSVEAVKSHERALVIDDLVATGGTLSASINLLERAGAEVVECACVVGLPKFKGHSKLKGKPLYVLVEPSQLNEVTF, from the exons atGTTTGCGGTGGAGAATGGATTGCAGGGAGACCCAAGACTACAGGCCATCTCCGACGCCATACGAGTCATCCCTCACTTCCCCAAGACTG GAATCATGTTTCAAGACATAACGACGCTGTTGCTGGATCCAGTTGCCTTCAAACATGTCGTTGACATCTTCGTAGATCGTTACAAGCACATGAACATCTCTCTCGTGGCAG GGGTAGAGGCGAGAGGGTTCATATTTGGACCTCCCATCGCATTAGCCATAGGTGCCAAGTTCGTCCCTCTACGTAAACCGGGAAAGTTACCCG GGAGAGTGATAAGCGAAGAGTACGAGCTAGAGTACGGAAACGATCGTCTAGAGATGAGTGTGGAGGCCGTCAAATCCCACGAAAGAGCTCTTGTCATCGACGATTTAGTTGCCACTGGTGGAACACTCTCCGCTTCCATTAACCTCTTGg AACGTGCTGGGGCCGAAGTTGTGGAATGTGCCTGCGTTGTTGGTTTGCCTAAATTCAAG GGGCATTCTAAGCTAAAGGGAAAGCCATTGTACGTTCTGGTGGAGCCTAGCCAGTTAAATGAAGTTACCTTTTAA